gataagtagaccaagaaaaagaaaaaagaaaaaagaaaaagaaaaagtataggcgcacaagaagaaacacttttttctccatgaaaacacgtgatttatttattatcacaaataaaaaaaattgaaggtgcctcctgtggcaaccttttgctgaataatactcgatttgacattcaaatgaaatatttctccttttgcatgtggagattagcaccttcctttcgaacgtattaaatacagacgcaatcacaatccctgcaaaaactttcaggcttggtaaatgtcattgcgcgtggtaaatggaccaatttgcattttcccctcccagtatttagcgatttctggcgggtacgccccatattgattattcatcagggcaaaagtactaaatgaatagcgtgtgctattttgcgcatttgagaggcgcagtcctctttgcacgctgttagtagatcagcttgcactttggtttgcgggtgctgtcaagtttggacacgtttttacacacgcaaacctttagtaaatcaggcccttagtgtaATACTTACTTCAGGAAAGCATTAAGCTCTGTGTTTTCTTGGTTTTGGAGTTTCAAGTTGACATGTCCCATTATCTGCCTTACATCAGACAGTATCATGGCTTCTGTCATCATAAAAGTTACAAAAAGAAATATTAGGGAATTATGATTAATTCAATGAATAGAAATCTATTGTACCAGGTTCATCCTCTGGCCTTTCAATGACAGAGTTTACTTCACATTTATTCTGTATATCACGTGTGGGGTTGATGTTTGTAATGAAATACCTGAGAGTGATCTGGATTCAGTCTTACGCAGCCGTTTAGATGGTGTTTCCAATTTACTGGACTCCCCCTGAACATCCAGCTTTCTCTTtccttgttgtatttatttgaaagaaagaaaaaatatttgaaagaaGAAATCGTTTCTTTGGTGCTGGTTTCTTTAtatgttttggtttgtttttaataacAGAAAAGATTAATAGGATCTTATCTAAAATGCTGTGTGTCTCACCGATGTCAGGTGTAGATGTTGTCTGaggacaaacaaaaataaagcttgTTGAATAGCATTGAACCATTAACTGGAAATATACATGATGCcaaagcttttttattttataaaaaaaggCTTTGTCCTCTAATGAACACACAACAATTGTCTTTAAGCTTTCATCCAATTCAggatatgtttatgtaatgcagGGAGCGTGAGTTAGGAAAACAACAGATGACGTTTAACACCTTTGTCTGTCATCAACCATGATCCCATGAGAAGGTTTAGTGTCATGAAATGTAATGTTAAAGTATCCTAAATCATTCAGTATCTATAAACTCTGAACAAAATACATTCATAATCACAAatcataaaatatacattttattactGTAAAATATGTTTAACTTACTTGATTAGAAATGTCAACAGTATCTTGAACTGGGTTTTGTTCTTCCTATGGGAAGAAATGTTGGAAATTGActtgattattattataaaaccactGTGAAACTCTATTTGTTTACTTCATCATAACTAAAAACATGTTCTTCTGTAAAAATTGTTTTCCCAAATGTTTAGAGTAAAAATGTGCATCATATAGTCCCAGTTCTGGACATTACCTTCAGCTGTTTCAGTCTCTTCTTGAACCTTGCTCGAGGTCCCACCTTGTTGATCAGTTTGTCAATGTCACCATCTTCCAGGCAATAAAGACTTTCCCTGTCAATGCCTTCATCTGTAAATAACACATATTTTGTATCTTTGTCGTGAAGAAATATTTTGAAGTTGCTGCCTGAATCCATTTTATACATTTGTGGCAAAGTTTTGTTAATTGATGAGAACTTTTAAATACCAACTACAATCATGCAACTGGTTGCATCCTCTGGATgcatttttcatatattttatattattgcacacAAGAACAAGTCGGGAACTGAACTGTTAGAACAGATCTggataaacaaacaaactacaAACTGTCCATCCCTTGTGTGGTTAGCAATTCATATCACTATTGTTCAACATATTTTCCTTTATTAATAATGTGCTTTAACAGTTTACCTTCAAATGTTTCAATCCACTCGCTTAGACCCCACTGTCTTAGTTTACCACAAACAAAGTCATCCATGACCAAGAGCATAAACTGAAAAATGAATCACAATGTTACTTTTATATTCATGTCTGCTCTAAGGTACAGATTTGTCTGGTACAAGTAAGGCAGATGaatctcttttttaaatttgattaaAACAGATCTTAAAACAGCTTACCTCTTACAGAAGTTATGGAAACAAAAACAGACTGCAACAGAGGAAGGAGATTGAGGAGGTGAGTGAGACATACAGGAAGGCTGTTGGCAGAGCAACGTAGATGGGAGGCGCTACACTGAGCAGACAAATAATAGCTTTTTATTGGTTTCGTTTCTCTAAAAAAGAGAGTCTCTGCGTGTCTTCATGCCTATGGGGTATATACTGTTCACATGCCTTCTTACCATTTTCCAAGTTAGCACATAAACATGTAGATTACTAGAtcattaatgatttcataaactaaataaaaataatctaatttacAAAGAATGTTCTTACtggaagaaatgaaaagaaggaattaGGTTTTTTTATAATGtcactatttaattattataataatatattataataatattatgaaTAAAAGTGATAATAGTGAGACTGGGCTGCTGAACGAGAACCAAGAGCCCGACCGGTTTTAATAACTCAAATTCCACTCTGATGTGTTCAAACAGGTCTGATTCACAGATGTCCCACCTCATAATCAACTGCTGCCAACGCCCAGATTCCTGCTACCACAgaacatcaacaacaaaaacctaacatactattaaaaacccacaattttaatcgttgtccttacactaaattgaattaaaaaggttatatattaaagttacttacatttatattcctccttctccctctccacagtGCAATtagtcctttctgccttcacatcacatcactgtccgattgcagctgttttctcaataaagctttgagataaaaaagaaaaaagcgctgcccgGCCGAGGCCGCATTGTTCTGGGATATAGTAAGTGAGGTAGGCTGGTCTACCCAAACGTGCGTcttgcccacccaatcaaagttatggggatcctttatttttttataaatataaaagaaatcacagaatatctgtaccgtttctgattgggtgggcactgcgcatcatttttagacacaacaataaacgcataccgcaaaagttgtgtctcggcggagggacccaacgtcccagcaaaatgagcacaacagagaagtgttcagaacagcacacagagtgcacactaaaggctgatttatggttccgggttacaccaacgcagaatggtgcgcgtcgcagcgtactctacgccgtaccctacgccgtaccctacggcttggccgtggctccagagcctgcccgttggagagcgccggtgcgggtggcggtgcgctgcggttctgtgcaggctctggagccaccagCCTGCCGGGACCtttttaaatcaacgcagagcctacgctgtagggtacgattgattgattaaaaaactcaacagggcacaagccagtgtcctattgagtacttgaccttcattggcatgaattagccccttcttctgattggtcaatatttgatagtccctattttctgccataacttttgaatggtttgatatagagagtcgtgggtggtgccatcagacttagttttgagtccttgacttcaTTAAATGGTAACACATTTGTGAGAAATATGCATTTGTTGTGCAGAAAAGCTGACTATGTGCCCTTCAGGAGATACAAACTGGAATTCACTCAGTGACCAGgaatcaattattttattttgaacgttGTCAATGGCCAAAAAGCAGGTgaaaaaccttaaacacaaACCCAAACAGAAGTTCAAGGAAATGTAACCCAAGAAACTTCTAGAAATTAATCTTGAAAATAGATAGAAAAAATCCCCCCTATATTTAAACCCCCAAACAAGCTAATCACATTTTAAAGCTCTACTCAACAaactttactctgcttttaaTTGCTGTAAATACACAAATCACgttttttaaattacttttaacttgaaattattTAGAAAATGCCCCACATTTTTTAACTGACATTTTAACTTGCACCAAATGCACGCTCACCGGCTGCTTCTTCCTTATTTGAAACAAGCTTTAGTCCTGCAGTCTCCACATCCACTCATCACCAGACCATTCCCACCTGGTGCAATCAGTCGGCTACCTTCCTCCTGAGAGACACACCTGATGCACTCAGGCAGAGAGGGGCTCGGCCTGCAGCTCAGCTCAACATTTTAATTTGAGCAAAACTCCTTCAAAATCTCTGCCTCATCAAATCTACAATATGAACTATATTCAAGGTGCAGCATTAAATTTCATCATCATAAATcaatggaaatgttttcttcccATCCCATGAACCAACATTGACTTATATCAAAATAAGGTTTCAAGGTGTGATGAAAGGAAATAACATCCCTGGTTGAATTAAATTGGGAACTAAGCATTTTACTGTAATTACATTTGCACATTTTCCATCTCTCTCTAATAAAACAAAGGGAATCAACAACTACAGTAATAACACAAACATAAATCCCATGAATGATTAAAATCTGGCTGTgtattcaaagaaaaaagaagagggatgacagacaagtgaaaaaaaagttgacattATAATaccaccatttaaaaaaagacattaattATAACTTTTATCTCAAAATGTTCAGGAGCTTGAACTTAAGTATCCGGGATTGTTATTTTCATAGACTCCTGTCTCCTGGCTTCAGTGCATCTGTTGGACAGACAGAAATAAATGGATTATTAACATTTGTTAGTTAGCACCAAAACTTTTAAGgttgtttaatttaatttaatttacctCCATTACTTTTTCATATTTGAGCTGGTTTTCAGTTTATTGTAGAATTCTTGTACGGTTTCAAGCTCTTCTGAAACATCTGTGGGAAAACAAAAGTTTAGTGTTTCAATAATAATTTTACTTGATTTTACTCTTCTGCAACAGTATTTTCACCTTGTCATATTCCCTTTCAAGATTACTGGTGGtggaaaatatatacatttatttttgctgTTTGAAACTTTGAAACTCCATATCCCCTTTCCTCATAatatttagaaaataaaataattacattttaaaacacaGTATCAGAGCATTTTGCAAAATTTTCAAAACACTAGTGTTTACTAGTTTTAATCAAGAAATAAAGTCCATATTTGGAGGTCAGAGGACAGTTACAGAGAGTTACACATCCTGTTTTCATCTGACCCAATAATAATTTATAATTTAAAACCTAATTTTGTTTTCACCCACTGATTAGTTTAGTTTCTTGATAATTTTTGTGATTATCATAAAACTATTGTGTTACTATACCTGGGATTGAGTGGTCCTCCATCAGGAGGGAACAGTGGATTGATTCCTTCATGTTGTCCTCCAGTGTCTTCCAGACAGATTCCTAATTTGGCATTAAAAATATTGTAAtttaacacaaagcaaagaattgatttgaaaaaattaaatgatacacatcttttaactttaaaaatgaccataaaaaacatttaaaactgcAGAATGAAAGCTCTGCATAGTTTTCAGTCTCAACGTGTAAAAGGTAATTTTATATAATGGGACAAACCATCAAGTCTTTCAGTTTGTTCAACATCACGTCCTTGGCTCGGTCAAACATGTTGTTCATTGCATCATGGACATGTTCCTTAATCTTTTCCCTCATGTTTAGCAGAGAGTCCTTCCCTGTGAATTCTGCTGCTTCttcaaaagaaaatgaaataaaatgcttACATGAATTTTACGCATAGCTAACATTCTTTCGCATAACTAAATAACTTTCTTACTGTTGTAGCCCTCTTGCATGTTTTCCTCAATGGTCTCTATCAGACTGCGATAGATGGTTTTCTTGTCCTCACGGATGACTTTGTTCAGTTTTGTCTTTATCTGTTCCTCCTAACAGGGACCAACGATTTGAAACTATTTCAAattttactttaaataaaaaaatatgctaTTTCAAGACTGGGTAAGAGTGTGTAAGTCTGTAAATACAACTACTGAGTTCTCCAGCACATAGCTAACAGTAATAAACTATATCAGCTTTGAAGTCAGagaattaaaattagaaacgAATACTATAATGAATACAGTTTTAACCAAATTTATACTGGTAACTtagatcatttttatttttgcaacTTTACCTCTCTCTTGAGAAATATCAGCTGCAGTTCAACATCTTTGTAGTTCTGAATCAGCTTCTCAGTCTCAAGAGAAAACTCCCTGATGACACTATTGAATGGTGCACTCtctccatcatttctgaaaatgttgaaataaaaatcaTCATTACTTTAGTATTTTGATCATCTGGTAAAATTGGATTACTAGCTGATTCCAAATATTCCCGACAGCCGGAAAATGAGTAACTTAattatttttgtgcatgttaATTTCTTACGGGAAGGTGTTCTTGAATGTCTCATCAATGCTGTTAGTGAGTTTCAAAGCCAACTTCAAGTTGAGGTTTAATTGTTTTCGTGGGTGGATGCCACTGTTATTGACGAGACACTTCAGTGTTTTGTGAAATCCTCTGCCAGACTTCCGCTGTGACATAACAGTGAAACATTCATTCTGAACATGCATTTACAGAAGGTCAATATTGATCCAATGTTTCTGATCAAAATGCATACTctaggatgaaggaaggaatccAAGGTTCTTTCACaggaattttttgaattttcaaCTCCTTCAGTAAGACACTTTTCAAAGGCATTGTAGGTttcctccatttcttttttgataGAGTCAAGTTGAAGGTACAAGTTTCTCCCAAGGTCTTCAcacacttttgttttttcagcaacctaaaaacaagttttaagaaaaatgttttaaaattttTGTGTGCAAACTGCTTtgatttttatatgaatttcaGTTCATGTAGATGTCTTGGTCATGTAGGGTCCTGTAGAGGTCATCAAGatagcttttctttatttttccatcaATCAAGGTGAGAATAGTTTCAGGAAAGTTAATCAGTTCTATAGATTATTCCTTTAAATACGTATGACATCCATCTCACCGCTTCTCCAAGACTGGCTCCTTGAATCAGAGAGAGAAGCCCATAAGCCCCAGACACATAGTTAAGTGTCTCTGAATGACATTCGTTGAGCATTTCCAGGAACTCCTGAAGCTTGGGTATTTCtgtaaaagaacaaaacaaagacaagtaaaaatgtaaaacaacattttctcatcttaaaacaaagaaacaaaaatgagGGCTCGCTGGCTGGGTGTCACAGTGGTTAAAGCAAGCGGCccactgaggctacagtcctcctgcagcggtcgcaagTTTGAGTCCCGGCCTGCGGCCCTTTGTTGCATGTCATCCCCCTTCTCTGTATCTACCCACTTCCTGTTTACAccttgaataaaggccactagagccacaaaaaaaactttaaaaaaagaaacaaaaatgagGACATATGTTTTGCATAATTTCTGTATATACAAAGTCTAACAAAATAGACAAACTTACCAGTGTCTTCCTCTTTTAAAAGTTTCCTTTTAAAAAACTCTCTGGAGCTCACTGTGAAGACCTTGAAGCATTTATCACTGAAGTGTTTCTGGGGAAAATGGAAGCTTATCATATTTTTTGAAGTAAACAATCCCTGAAAAACCTTCTCTCAGTATTTGAAACTCACTTTAATTTCCTGATGCCTGTTGAATTCCTTTTTCAGTTCCTTTTTCACATTTGCGTTCCTCTTAAGTATGTCAATATCGGGGACATCTGTTGAACTGTTTAAAAAAGTATATGTAATGTTTGAAGATATAGtgtacatatattattaaactgacaaatatatatacagtacatatattTCAATTAACAGACTATGACTTGCagccattgttttgttttttttttcttattgacTTTCATGTTTAGGGTAAATCCTGTAGGCTTGCTTACTGATCATCTTCGATATCAGATTTGGTGCAGATGAAGTGAATGCGTTGACACTCGCCACCATTTCCGAGGAGGTGACATGAGCTTTCAAGGATCTCCCAGGGTTCCTTTTCTGATGCTGCTCGATTGATTTCAGCTACAATCCACACTGTCGAACAATTCCCAATAACCTATAGGGGCAGAATACGTATTGGAATAATATTCACAATAATTCATGATTAGGAAATAGATTTGAGAACATTACAGGTTCTGGTAAATTTGCAaagcatataataataataataataataataataataataataataataataataataacaataattaaagctgtaagcagcgatgaacgggccctcgtgcgtgcaatttgcaccaatgaaggtcaagtactcaaaacccagttcgatgacaccacccacaactctctttgtcaaaccatttaagggttataacagaaaatagggacaaccaatcagaagaaggggccgggctaattcagaccaatgaaggtcaaggactcaataccgagtccgatgacaccacccacgactctctatgtcaaaccattcaaaagttatggcagaaaaaagtattctagggggcgctgttgagccattagaccacgcccattaaaaagcaaaccatgaaatatcaaattcatcgccaggcctggcttgcgtgcaaactttggtgacttttggggaactatcaaatttggaccaatcagatgaaggggggggcgctttttggtgtctagcgtcgccacggtaacgcttttgaaaaagaaaagtaatgcacgtcgtcgcaggatggagacgtacattttgatgtataacatacctgggtgcacgttacggttcaggctctgaagcagctgaagaaatggcataaatttcgccaaaatgacgacgattaattcaaaatgttcaaaatggccgacttcctgttcggtttcggccaccaagagacatttctttaagttgcgacatgatacaggtgtgtagcgatttttttgcatgtacgtctaaccgtattgtggggcttgaggcacaaagttttctagggggagctgttgagccattaggccacgcccattaatgcaaaccatgaaatataaaattttttgcCTGGccaggcttgcgtgcaaaatttagtgacttttggggcacgtttaggggggcaaaaaggccctcatttcattggaaaaataaaaacgagaaaaaaacaaaaaatttctacagatacaatagggccttcgcactgtcagtgctcgggccctaataataataataatcacccCTTTCCACATTTGATCTCTGCTCTTGTTACGGTCCCCGTTCCCAGGAAGGTCCACCAGTGTGACGTGCTGGAGAAGATGATTGTGTGGCACCTTTAAAGTCACACACTTGACCAGTGGCCAGTACCACCGGGTATCACCTGTATCTTCTCCCTGATTTGTTTCATTTCTTGTGTACTTTTTTAATTCTGAAGATAAGTCTTTAGGCTGCAGAAGTGAAAAAAGACAACTAAATTAATAAAGGGCAGttcatttattaaataaataaataaaaagaatatgAATTAATACAAGGATCGGGTAAGATGAGACCATGACTTTGATTGATTTAATGATATGAATCTAGATAGAACCAACACAGTAAATGAAGGCATagatatggcagaaaataaatacatcaattGATTCATTAAAATGTACAACTTATTATTTAGGTGAAAAAAAAGTAGgtgagaaaataattacaggtgAAAGCACGTATGGTTTTGACAGCAGTTGGTGAATTTTTAAACATCATAATAACCCAAAGCACTGAGCAAAAAATCTGACAATAGTTCCTGAAGAAGAAAGACTTGGTTCTGGCCATCTATTCTGTTTCCTCCCACAGAGTACATTTTGCTACTTAGAGAGAGATTCAGAGTAATGCATCTGTctgacaattaaaaaaaaaaaagtttttaagaaTGGAAGAACAAAAATTTCCACTACTTACATGACATTTAATACATACATGCATTGACACTATTGGTATCATCTTTGTGTTGTTTTATAATAAGAACTTTACACCCATGAGATGTACACTTGCTAGCAGTGATTGTAATTA
This window of the Cololabis saira isolate AMF1-May2022 chromosome 21, fColSai1.1, whole genome shotgun sequence genome carries:
- the LOC133421511 gene encoding nuclear GTPase SLIP-GC-like isoform X2; protein product: MDDFVRDKLKEWGLSEWENNFKDEGIDEESFYLLGDQDINDLFPKKGPRLKFKAKFGLLKPHEEAAASTELPSTSDKGKRKMDRQMESNEVHTPHKRQCDNETRASSEAIILSEVKAKIGVVLDKLRSQNNTKLGAFVESKVLDLETKKREIVGVFGKTGAGKSSLINAVIGQKNLLPSGSVNACTSVMIKVEGNMHTPKYEAEIEFITTEEWKDELWPISQSVGDHEDQDPEDETVQKLSAVYGDEWNKKPPESLMDKKYFTEIPEFLYSKRKNLTYDSPKDLSSELKKYTRNETNQGEDTGDTRWYWPLVKCVTLKVPHNHLLQHVTLVDLPGNGDRNKSRDQMWKGVIGNCSTVWIVAEINRAASEKEPWEILESSCHLLGNGGECQRIHFICTKSDIEDDHSTDVPDIDILKRNANVKKELKKEFNRHQEIKKHFSDKCFKVFTVSSREFFKRKLLKEEDTEIPKLQEFLEMLNECHSETLNYVSGAYGLLSLIQGASLGEAVAEKTKVCEDLGRNLYLQLDSIKKEMEETYNAFEKCLTEGVENSKNSCERTLDSFLHPRRKSGRGFHKTLKCLVNNSGIHPRKQLNLNLKLALKLTNSIDETFKNTFPNDGESAPFNSVIREFSLETEKLIQNYKDVELQLIFLKREEEQIKTKLNKVIREDKKTIYRSLIETIEENMQEGYNKAAEFTGKDSLLNMREKIKEHVHDAMNNMFDRAKDVMLNKLKDLMESVWKTLEDNMKESIHCSLLMEDHSIPDVSEELETVQEFYNKLKTSSNMKKCTEARRQESMKITIPDT
- the LOC133421511 gene encoding nuclear GTPase SLIP-GC-like isoform X1, with product MDDFVRDKLKEWGLSEWENNFKDEGIDEESFYLLGDQDINDLFPKKGPRLKFKAKFGLLKPHEEAAASTELPSTSDKGKRKMDRQMESNEVHTPHKRQCDNETRASSAEAIILSEVKAKIGVVLDKLRSQNNTKLGAFVESKVLDLETKKREIVGVFGKTGAGKSSLINAVIGQKNLLPSGSVNACTSVMIKVEGNMHTPKYEAEIEFITTEEWKDELWPISQSVGDHEDQDPEDETVQKLSAVYGDEWNKKPPESLMDKKYFTEIPEFLYSKRKNLTYDSPKDLSSELKKYTRNETNQGEDTGDTRWYWPLVKCVTLKVPHNHLLQHVTLVDLPGNGDRNKSRDQMWKGVIGNCSTVWIVAEINRAASEKEPWEILESSCHLLGNGGECQRIHFICTKSDIEDDHSTDVPDIDILKRNANVKKELKKEFNRHQEIKKHFSDKCFKVFTVSSREFFKRKLLKEEDTEIPKLQEFLEMLNECHSETLNYVSGAYGLLSLIQGASLGEAVAEKTKVCEDLGRNLYLQLDSIKKEMEETYNAFEKCLTEGVENSKNSCERTLDSFLHPRRKSGRGFHKTLKCLVNNSGIHPRKQLNLNLKLALKLTNSIDETFKNTFPNDGESAPFNSVIREFSLETEKLIQNYKDVELQLIFLKREEEQIKTKLNKVIREDKKTIYRSLIETIEENMQEGYNKAAEFTGKDSLLNMREKIKEHVHDAMNNMFDRAKDVMLNKLKDLMESVWKTLEDNMKESIHCSLLMEDHSIPDVSEELETVQEFYNKLKTSSNMKKCTEARRQESMKITIPDT
- the LOC133421511 gene encoding nuclear GTPase SLIP-GC-like isoform X3, yielding MDDFVRDKLKEWGLSEWENNFKDEGIDEESFYLLGDQDINDLFPKKGPRLKFKAKFGLLKPHEEAAASTELPSTSDKGKRKMDRQMESNEVHTPHKRQCDNETRASSAEAIILSEVKAKIGVVLDKLRSQNNTKLGAFVESKVLDLETKKREIVGVFGKTGAGKSSLINAVIGQKNLLPSGSVNACTSVMIKVEGNMHTPKYEAEIEFITTEEWKDELWPISQSVGDHEDQDPEDETVQKLSAVYGDEWNKKPPESLMDKKYFTEIPEFLYSKRKNLTYDSPKDLSSELKKYTRNETNQGEDTGDTRWYWPLVKCVTLKVPHNHLLQHVTLVDLPGNGDRNKSRDQMWKGVIGNCSTVWIVAEINRAASEKEPWEILESSCHLLGNGGECQRIHFICTKSDIEDDHSTDVPDIDILKRNANVKKELKKEFNRHQEIKKHFSDKCFKVFTVSSREFFKRKLLKEEDTEIPKLQEFLEMLNECHSETLNYVSGAYGLLSLIQGASLGEAVAEKTKVCEDLGRNLYLQLDSIKKEMEETYNAFEKCLTEGVENSKNSCERTLDSFLHPRRKSGRGFHKTLKCLVNNSGIHPRKQLNLNLKLALKLTNSIDETFKNTFPNDGESAPFNSVIREFSLETEKLIQNYKDVELQLIFLKREEEQIKTKLNKVIREDKKTIYRSLIETIEENMQEGYNTEFTGKDSLLNMREKIKEHVHDAMNNMFDRAKDVMLNKLKDLMESVWKTLEDNMKESIHCSLLMEDHSIPDVSEELETVQEFYNKLKTSSNMKKCTEARRQESMKITIPDT
- the LOC133421511 gene encoding nuclear GTPase SLIP-GC-like isoform X4 gives rise to the protein MDDFVRDKLKEWGLSEWENNFKDEGIDEESFYLLGDQDINDLFPKKGPRLKFKAKFGLLKPHEEAAASTELPSTSDKGKRKMDRQMESNEVHTPHKRQCDNETRASSAEAIILSEVKAKIGVVLDKLRSQNNTKLGAFVESKVLDLETKKREIVGVFGKTGAGKSSLINAVIGQKNLLPSGSVNACTSVMIKVEGNMHTPKYEAEIEFITTEEWKDELWPISQSVGDHEDQDPEDETVQKLSAVYGDEWNKKPPESLMDKKYFTEIPEFLYSKRKNLTYDSPKDLSSELKKYTRNETNQGEDTGDTRWYWPLVKCVTLKVPHNHLLQHVTLVDLPGNGDRNKSRDQMWKGVIGNCSTVWIVAEINRAASEKEPWEILESSCHLLGNGGECQRIHFICTKSDIEDDHSTDVPDIDILKRNANVKKELKKEFNRHQEIKKHFSDKCFKVFTVSSREFFKRKLLKEEDTEIPKLQEFLEMLNECHSETLNYVSGAYGLLSLIQGASLGEAVAEKTKVCEDLGRNLYLQLDSIKKEMEETYNAFEKCLTEGVENSKNSCERTLDSFLHPRRKSGRGFHKTLKCLVNNSGIHPRKQLNLNLKLALKLTNSIDETFKNTFPNDGESAPFNSVIREFSLETEKLIQNYKDVELQLIFLKREEEQIKTKLNKVIREDKKTIYRSLIETIEENMQEGYNKAAEFTGKDSLLNMREKIKEHVHDAMNNMFDRAKDVMLNKLKDLMESVWKTLEDNMKESIHCSLLMEDHSIPDVSEELETVQEFYNKLKTSSNMKK